One segment of Spiroplasma cantharicola DNA contains the following:
- a CDS encoding NAD(P)/FAD-dependent oxidoreductase → MVKDILIIGCGSAGLYAWKMAADLKLTGDIVESKDTYGGQVTTYYPEKYIYNFPAIPKIQAQVAMDQMYEAIKKEDNEIIAIYNTYVLEINIIKPEEIGHDNWFEVKFSNKQKRKYKRILFTDGMGLSKPIPLVEKDYDNIFYSVTNMSAFKDHNVLIFGGGDSSLDWANELSNNIAKSVTIIHRREEFRAKPVSIEEAKKNKVAFLTPYNFVNIIKEEKNNVKKIKVSNINSKDELELELDSIIVQFGQTIEKQKFENLKLNINNLNRFEVDYTMQTNVVGIYAAGDCCVYPTKVRNLVSGVYESMQAIVHIEKTLKNRKAVNNGW, encoded by the coding sequence ATGGTTAAAGATATTTTAATAATAGGTTGTGGTTCAGCAGGATTATATGCTTGAAAAATGGCAGCTGATTTAAAATTAACTGGAGATATAGTTGAATCTAAAGACACTTATGGCGGTCAAGTAACTACTTATTACCCTGAAAAATACATTTATAATTTTCCAGCAATTCCAAAAATACAAGCACAAGTAGCTATGGATCAAATGTATGAAGCTATTAAAAAAGAAGACAACGAAATTATTGCAATTTATAATACATACGTTTTAGAAATTAATATAATTAAACCAGAAGAAATTGGCCATGATAATTGATTTGAAGTTAAATTTTCAAACAAGCAAAAAAGAAAATATAAAAGAATTCTTTTTACAGATGGAATGGGTTTATCTAAACCAATTCCCCTTGTTGAAAAAGATTATGACAATATTTTTTATTCAGTTACAAATATGAGTGCTTTTAAGGATCATAATGTCTTAATATTTGGAGGTGGAGACTCATCACTTGATTGAGCAAATGAACTTAGCAATAATATTGCAAAATCAGTTACTATAATTCATAGAAGAGAAGAATTTAGAGCCAAACCAGTAAGTATTGAAGAGGCTAAAAAAAATAAAGTTGCATTTTTAACACCATACAATTTTGTTAATATTATAAAAGAAGAAAAAAATAATGTTAAAAAAATAAAAGTAAGCAATATTAATTCAAAAGATGAATTAGAATTAGAATTAGATTCAATTATTGTTCAATTTGGACAAACAATTGAAAAACAAAAATTTGAAAATTTAAAATTAAATATAAATAATCTAAATAGATTTGAAGTAGATTATACTATGCAAACTAATGTAGTAGGAATATACGCAGCTGGTGATTGTTGTGTTTATCCAACAAAAGTAAGAAACCTAGTTTCTGGAGTTTATGAATCAATGCAAGCAATTGTACATATTGAAAAAACTCTTAAAAATAGAAAAGCTGTAAATAATGGCTGATAA
- the tsaE gene encoding tRNA (adenosine(37)-N6)-threonylcarbamoyltransferase complex ATPase subunit type 1 TsaE, with protein MRLEINNLEELNKVIAVILPRIKQNCCLILDGEMGAGKTTFSKYLLQEMGLKELVTSPTFTIMNQYQIKELKINHIDAYRLSLQEDGEMYLEEMINSFNIIEWSQNLAIDYFNYFNVIKISIEIINENKRIFIIEETK; from the coding sequence ATGAGATTAGAAATTAATAATCTTGAAGAACTTAATAAGGTTATTGCAGTTATTTTGCCAAGAATTAAGCAAAATTGTTGCTTAATTCTTGATGGAGAAATGGGTGCTGGAAAAACTACATTTAGTAAATATCTACTTCAAGAAATGGGTTTAAAAGAATTAGTAACATCTCCAACTTTTACAATAATGAATCAATATCAAATCAAAGAATTAAAAATAAATCATATTGATGCATATAGATTATCTTTACAAGAAGATGGTGAAATGTATCTAGAAGAAATGATTAATTCTTTTAATATAATTGAGTGAAGTCAAAATTTAGCAATTGATTATTTTAATTATTTTAATGTAATAAAAATTTCAATTGAAATAATTAATGAAAATAAGAGAATATTTATAATAGAGGAGACAAAATAA
- the tsaB gene encoding tRNA (adenosine(37)-N6)-threonylcarbamoyltransferase complex dimerization subunit type 1 TsaB gives MNLFLDTSNNKLIIILEKNNEIIDSFFLDNQIRISDITINELNNLLKNNRLTIKDIDNLYVIKGPGSYTGVRVGITIVKTLKTLNNKFKIYVLSSLAFQASTKKVISILDAKGKNIYLGIYDKGKNIIEDQLVPLEYLKDFEQQFLNFRLVEDYKEIDFKECYLQTKIFFQEIKEIKDIKPLYIKSFI, from the coding sequence ATGAATCTTTTTTTAGACACAAGTAATAATAAATTAATTATTATTTTAGAAAAAAATAATGAAATTATAGATTCATTTTTTTTAGATAATCAGATAAGAATTAGCGATATTACTATAAATGAACTTAATAATTTATTAAAAAATAATAGATTAACTATAAAAGATATTGATAATTTATATGTAATAAAAGGCCCTGGTAGTTATACAGGAGTAAGAGTAGGGATTACTATTGTAAAAACTTTAAAAACATTAAATAATAAATTTAAAATATATGTTTTATCTTCTCTTGCTTTTCAAGCATCAACTAAAAAAGTAATAAGCATATTGGATGCAAAAGGAAAAAATATATATCTAGGAATATATGATAAAGGAAAAAATATTATTGAAGATCAGTTAGTGCCTTTAGAATATCTTAAGGATTTTGAACAACAGTTTTTAAATTTTCGCTTAGTTGAAGATTATAAAGAAATTGATTTTAAGGAATGCTATTTACAAACAAAAATATTCTTTCAAGAAATAAAAGAAATAAAAGATATTAAACCATTGTATATAAAGAGTTTTATATAG
- a CDS encoding PTS transporter subunit EIIC, translating to MKSMGKNIMPTLSKLSKAFLLPIALLPIAGVFLGVGAAISSNASDGTFLFYFGSLLNKMGDVCFGNLPVLFCISVALAYTKDSGIAALTAVVGFLVMNGMQAALLHTNSVEQSTVYVQLQDNSWHQLYSQVAGQDNKWWIDWENLNFGLQDIAKYVSASSKNIAEAGEGVAINSNLEYIDAAGSVYYSLLWINWIPNGLITSNIGVNSLNTGVFAGIFVGAIAAKCYNKFHDTQLPSAISFFSGTKLVPIITFVAVIPLSFIFMFLWPYLGMGLAAFGQASGKLPYGVDSLIYEVAERSLVPFGLHHVFYAPLWWTNAGGSIAEAFEKTVDPIVQQQFADLWAKNHDAMGLLGTADPKFDQIRNLISTNYTDLWKSMGDQTMAYKVIANSDVLNFKDLDILGLNIGRFQAGKFGFMLLGLPMAGLAMWLNVPKENRKSVMGIYFSASFTCFLTGITEPIEYTFLFLAPWLFYGVHMPLASISFLLSGLFRTHVSMTVSGGFIDYVVFGLIPFFGNKAMSATSVFAILGVAGIMAPAYFFSFYFAVKYGNVMVPGRDGNSDVKLATKADYKEAKGLNTDDTKIENNKSSSENARIEKATKIIEFLGGEANIVDIDACASRLRVTVKDGSVVDKEGIISLGGANGALIRGTNVQIVYGGEQEAIKPRMIKVLGQQRKAKKDKQV from the coding sequence ATGAAGAGTATGGGTAAAAATATTATGCCTACACTTTCAAAATTAAGTAAAGCATTCTTATTACCAATTGCACTTTTACCAATTGCAGGTGTTTTTCTTGGTGTTGGTGCAGCAATTTCATCTAATGCCTCTGATGGTACATTCCTATTTTATTTTGGATCACTTCTAAATAAAATGGGTGATGTGTGTTTTGGAAATTTACCAGTGTTGTTTTGTATTTCTGTAGCATTAGCATATACTAAGGATTCAGGTATTGCAGCGTTAACAGCTGTTGTTGGTTTTCTGGTTATGAATGGAATGCAAGCTGCATTATTACATACTAATTCAGTTGAACAAAGTACAGTTTATGTGCAATTGCAAGATAATAGTTGACATCAACTTTATTCACAAGTTGCAGGTCAAGATAATAAATGATGGATTGACTGAGAAAATTTAAATTTTGGATTACAAGATATTGCAAAATATGTTAGCGCTTCAAGCAAAAATATTGCTGAAGCTGGAGAAGGTGTAGCAATTAATTCAAATCTTGAATATATTGATGCAGCTGGAAGTGTTTATTATTCATTACTATGAATTAATTGAATTCCAAATGGTTTAATAACTTCAAATATTGGAGTTAATTCATTAAACACAGGAGTATTTGCAGGAATCTTTGTTGGAGCAATTGCTGCCAAATGCTACAATAAATTTCATGATACACAATTACCTTCAGCAATAAGTTTCTTTAGTGGAACAAAATTAGTTCCAATTATAACTTTTGTTGCAGTTATTCCATTATCATTTATATTTATGTTTTTATGACCATATTTAGGTATGGGACTAGCAGCATTTGGACAAGCTTCTGGAAAACTTCCATACGGAGTTGATTCATTAATTTATGAAGTTGCTGAACGTTCATTAGTGCCATTTGGATTACATCACGTATTCTATGCACCACTATGATGAACAAATGCAGGAGGTTCAATTGCTGAAGCATTTGAAAAAACTGTTGATCCAATTGTTCAACAACAATTTGCTGATTTATGAGCAAAAAATCATGATGCAATGGGATTGTTAGGAACAGCAGATCCAAAATTTGACCAAATTAGAAATTTAATAAGTACAAATTACACTGACTTATGAAAATCTATGGGTGACCAAACAATGGCTTATAAAGTTATTGCAAATTCAGATGTATTAAACTTTAAAGACTTGGATATTTTAGGTTTAAATATTGGAAGATTCCAAGCAGGTAAATTTGGATTTATGTTATTAGGTTTACCAATGGCTGGATTAGCTATGTGATTAAATGTTCCAAAAGAAAATCGAAAATCAGTAATGGGAATTTATTTCTCAGCTTCATTTACTTGTTTCTTAACAGGTATTACAGAGCCAATTGAATATACATTCTTATTCCTAGCACCATGATTATTCTATGGAGTACATATGCCACTAGCTTCAATTTCATTCCTACTATCTGGACTATTTAGAACTCACGTTTCTATGACAGTTTCAGGAGGATTTATTGATTATGTAGTATTTGGTTTAATTCCATTCTTTGGTAATAAAGCTATGAGTGCAACATCAGTATTTGCCATTCTAGGAGTAGCAGGTATTATGGCACCAGCATACTTCTTCTCATTCTACTTTGCAGTAAAATATGGAAATGTAATGGTTCCAGGAAGAGATGGAAATAGTGATGTTAAATTAGCAACTAAAGCTGACTATAAAGAAGCAAAAGGATTAAATACTGATGACACTAAAATTGAAAATAATAAAAGTTCATCAGAAAATGCAAGAATTGAAAAGGCCACAAAGATTATTGAATTTTTAGGTGGAGAAGCAAATATTGTTGATATTGATGCTTGTGCAAGTCGTTTACGTGTAACTGTAAAAGATGGAAGTGTTGTTGACAAGGAGGGTATTATTTCCTTAGGAGGAGCTAATGGAGCTCTAATTAGAGGAACAAATGTCCAAATTGTTTATGGTGGAGAACAAGAGGCCATTAAACCACGTATGATAAAAGTATTGGGCCAACAACGTAAAGCAAAAAAAGATAAACAAGTTTAA
- a CDS encoding ABC-2 transporter permease, translated as MKSKNTKSLFIIYFLNLKLALRNKSIIITGLIFICISSLFIIMQSLSSSYPKMQLMNLSLFKAVSYICSGFCFSIFLTLIAFFFFKKQKDDGIQNIELRAGIPIWQSFLYRYSLALFISIFYVLINFNLGLLFTLISSYEQVIIKDILLTQLAFYFFLPIVLLPFIIAISMTFSVAIGILNNLLLALIIFIYPFGAALSTQLNGSINKISETSYMNTNINMHLGHLFYNSLKNNDDYKDIFEETEINFRYDSFEKEDIGDIEKRAFLNGQANLFNGDQKILSQYKIAKLIDIIYESSKEIDTYNNSIENQYWLLSEEAWSDKQVYIKIKPTLNHLKTQLPELFDLFNWVEYIYDNYLTIIKDGEPGGINGLAYSIFKKNPLIIKNTFKFEDEKLNSEENNEVFKVYKKNPEIMIINWIILSGYRASMYNDFNNSDNDILSIKNNGINYNSEFKSNNSSANGNFFNNWWYIYRGNNTKPFVNDYVSSISAMMQPTKALKYYSKNDIEEIIRRTKKSEEKISNQDLSLYKDLEMKLNGGFNITVAVICWITFSAVLIYLNSLIYKKKSKI; from the coding sequence ATGAAAAGTAAAAATACCAAAAGTTTATTTATTATTTATTTTTTAAATTTAAAGTTAGCTTTAAGAAATAAATCAATTATTATTACAGGATTAATTTTTATTTGTATTAGTTCATTATTTATTATTATGCAATCTCTTTCAAGTAGTTATCCTAAAATGCAACTAATGAACTTGTCTTTATTTAAGGCAGTCTCATATATTTGTAGTGGTTTTTGTTTTAGCATTTTTCTTACTCTTATTGCTTTTTTCTTTTTTAAAAAACAAAAAGATGATGGAATTCAAAATATTGAACTGAGAGCTGGAATACCGATATGACAATCTTTCCTATATAGATATTCTCTTGCCTTATTTATATCAATATTTTATGTTTTAATTAATTTTAATTTAGGACTATTATTTACTTTAATTTCAAGTTATGAGCAAGTAATTATCAAAGACATTCTACTAACTCAATTAGCATTTTATTTCTTTTTGCCAATAGTATTACTACCTTTTATAATAGCTATTTCAATGACTTTTAGTGTTGCAATTGGTATTTTAAATAATTTACTATTAGCTTTAATAATTTTTATATATCCCTTTGGAGCAGCTTTAAGCACTCAGTTAAATGGAAGTATAAATAAAATCTCAGAAACTAGTTACATGAATACCAATATTAATATGCATTTAGGTCATTTATTTTATAATTCATTAAAAAATAATGACGATTACAAAGATATTTTTGAAGAAACTGAAATTAACTTCAGATATGATAGTTTTGAGAAAGAAGATATTGGTGATATTGAAAAAAGAGCTTTTTTAAATGGTCAAGCAAATCTTTTTAATGGCGATCAAAAAATTCTAAGTCAATATAAAATTGCAAAACTTATTGACATAATCTATGAAAGTTCAAAAGAAATTGATACTTATAATAATAGTATTGAAAACCAATATTGATTACTTTCTGAAGAAGCTTGATCAGATAAACAAGTTTATATTAAAATTAAACCTACTTTAAATCATTTAAAAACACAACTACCAGAATTATTTGACTTATTTAATTGAGTTGAATATATCTATGACAATTATTTGACAATTATAAAAGATGGTGAACCTGGCGGAATAAACGGTTTAGCATATTCAATATTTAAAAAGAATCCTTTGATTATTAAAAATACATTTAAGTTTGAAGATGAAAAATTGAATAGTGAAGAAAATAATGAAGTTTTTAAAGTCTATAAAAAAAATCCTGAAATTATGATAATTAATTGAATTATTCTTTCTGGTTATAGAGCTTCAATGTATAATGATTTCAATAATTCAGACAATGATATACTAAGTATAAAAAATAATGGTATTAATTATAACTCTGAATTCAAATCAAATAATTCTTCTGCTAATGGAAATTTCTTTAATAACTGATGATATATCTATAGAGGTAATAACACAAAACCTTTTGTAAATGATTATGTTTCATCAATTTCAGCTATGATGCAACCTACAAAAGCATTAAAATATTATTCAAAAAATGATATTGAAGAAATTATTAGAAGAACAAAAAAATCAGAGGAGAAAATAAGCAATCAAGATTTATCTCTTTATAAAGATTTAGAAATGAAATTAAATGGTGGATTTAATATAACAGTTGCTGTAATTTGTTGAATTACTTTTTCTGCAGTATTAATATATTTAAACTCATTAATCTATAAGAAAAAATCAAAAATTTAA
- a CDS encoding ABC transporter ATP-binding protein — MIEIKNLTRVFKNNTGIKDVSFNINDQDIIAFVGDNGAGKTTTIKAIFGELHLKKGNILIDNENLFSNNNLKKLAFFPDTNNIPLDMKLHEYILFLCAANGIKRKELENKIKNIYEMLGLDKFKNKKIKELSAGWKKKAIMASVLVRSPKYIILDEPTANLDVESKIEFISILKELNKLGVTILITSHIIEELQEIANHLVLIKNGEIVYDKSFNNKKELIIDIYKKFIDPKKVNIELISNLYKEDIKNEK; from the coding sequence ATGATAGAAATTAAAAATTTAACAAGAGTCTTTAAAAATAATACTGGCATAAAAGATGTCAGTTTTAATATTAATGACCAAGATATTATAGCTTTTGTTGGTGACAATGGAGCTGGCAAAACAACAACAATTAAAGCAATTTTTGGAGAATTGCATTTAAAAAAGGGAAATATTTTAATTGATAATGAAAATTTATTTTCAAATAACAATCTAAAAAAATTAGCTTTTTTCCCAGATACTAACAATATTCCATTAGATATGAAATTACATGAATACATTTTATTTTTATGTGCTGCAAATGGAATTAAAAGAAAAGAATTAGAAAACAAAATCAAGAATATATATGAAATGCTTGGCTTAGATAAATTTAAAAATAAAAAAATTAAAGAACTATCTGCAGGTTGAAAGAAAAAGGCAATCATGGCAAGTGTCTTGGTTCGTTCACCAAAATACATTATTTTGGATGAACCAACAGCTAATTTGGATGTTGAATCAAAAATAGAGTTTATTTCAATTCTTAAAGAATTAAATAAACTAGGAGTTACTATTCTTATTACAAGTCATATTATCGAAGAACTTCAAGAAATAGCAAACCATTTGGTTTTAATTAAAAATGGAGAAATAGTTTATGATAAAAGTTTTAACAATAAAAAGGAATTAATAATTGATATTTATAAAAAATTTATTGATCCAAAAAAAGTAAATATTGAATTAATTTCAAACTTGTATAAGGAGGATATCAAAAATGAAAAGTAA
- the proS gene encoding proline--tRNA ligase codes for MANKMEKITLRDVDFSQWYTDVVKNAGLMEYGPVKGTMIFKPHGYAIWELIQKIADIEFKKLGVQNVYFPLLIPEKLFLAEKEHVEGFAPELATVTKVGDKNLGENLFIRPTSEVLVADFLSREINSYRDLPVKYNQWANVMRWEKTTRPFLRSSEFLWQEGHTFHSLKEEAKQMTLDILEVYKKLANDVLLLPVISGRKTEKEKFAGAKETYTIESLMYDGQSLQSGTSHYFEDNFAKAFNIKFQNKNQKEEYAYSSSWGISTRLIGAIIMTHSDDFGLVLPSKVAPIQISIIAINDSQEVMTVSNDLKTKLNSSFRVELDKSDKSFGFKISEAEIKGVPIRIEVGPRDLKDGVVTISRRDLRNKVQIKLAEVENYINKEILEHDKNLYKKALKNRTDKTFKAKTLKEYVSIIEKTPGFVLVPFCGEIECENDVKQKTSTNSRCIPEGVEQTKSKCFNCNKVSSLMVYFARAY; via the coding sequence ATGGCAAATAAAATGGAAAAAATAACATTAAGAGATGTAGATTTTAGTCAGTGATATACAGATGTTGTTAAAAATGCTGGACTTATGGAATATGGACCAGTAAAGGGAACTATGATTTTTAAACCACATGGTTATGCAATTTGAGAATTAATTCAAAAAATTGCAGATATTGAATTTAAAAAATTAGGAGTTCAAAATGTTTATTTTCCACTTTTAATACCTGAAAAATTATTTCTTGCTGAAAAAGAACATGTGGAAGGATTTGCACCAGAATTAGCAACTGTTACTAAAGTTGGAGATAAAAATCTGGGAGAAAATTTATTTATTAGACCTACAAGTGAAGTATTAGTGGCAGATTTTTTATCTAGAGAAATAAACTCATATAGGGATTTACCAGTAAAATACAATCAATGAGCAAATGTTATGAGATGAGAAAAAACAACTAGACCATTTTTGAGAAGTAGTGAGTTTTTATGACAAGAAGGTCATACATTTCATTCTTTAAAAGAAGAAGCAAAACAAATGACTTTAGATATTTTAGAAGTTTATAAAAAATTAGCCAATGATGTTCTTTTATTACCTGTAATTTCTGGAAGAAAAACTGAAAAAGAAAAATTTGCTGGGGCAAAAGAAACTTATACAATTGAATCACTTATGTATGATGGACAATCATTGCAGTCAGGTACTAGTCACTATTTTGAAGATAATTTTGCAAAGGCATTTAATATTAAGTTTCAAAATAAAAATCAAAAAGAAGAATATGCTTATTCTTCAAGTTGGGGTATATCAACAAGATTAATTGGTGCAATTATTATGACTCATTCAGATGATTTTGGGTTAGTTTTACCAAGTAAAGTAGCTCCAATTCAAATATCAATTATTGCAATAAATGATTCACAAGAGGTAATGACAGTTTCAAATGATTTGAAAACAAAATTAAACTCAAGTTTTCGTGTTGAATTGGATAAAAGTGATAAGTCTTTTGGTTTTAAAATTTCTGAAGCAGAAATAAAAGGAGTTCCAATTAGAATTGAAGTTGGACCTAGGGATTTAAAAGATGGAGTTGTTACTATTTCTAGAAGAGATTTAAGAAATAAAGTACAAATCAAATTAGCAGAAGTTGAAAATTATATAAATAAAGAAATTTTGGAACATGATAAAAACCTTTACAAAAAGGCTTTAAAAAATAGAACAGATAAAACTTTTAAAGCTAAGACTTTAAAAGAATATGTATCAATAATTGAAAAAACACCTGGATTTGTTTTAGTACCTTTTTGTGGGGAAATTGAGTGTGAAAATGATGTTAAACAGAAGACATCAACAAATTCAAGATGTATTCCAGAAGGTGTTGAACAAACTAAATCAAAATGCTTTAACTGCAATAAAGTATCAAGTTTGATGGTATATTTTGCAAGAGCTTATTAA
- a CDS encoding DUF402 domain-containing protein, translating into MKSKTGDLVFVHAYKHNGKLYRSWEKVSIFEETENYIILINEEVLITEVTGRKWKTNEPAIWFFFKEDWYNIICMFKERGINYYCNLASPYIFEEGTVKYIDYDLDFKVFNDFSYKILDLKEFNRNRITWNYSRDIIEKVWKSVDEIKEKIKTKQKPFVHEYVNDIWNKYLELKNKD; encoded by the coding sequence ATGAAATCAAAAACTGGAGATTTAGTTTTTGTTCATGCATACAAACACAATGGTAAATTATATAGATCATGAGAAAAAGTTAGTATTTTTGAAGAAACAGAAAATTACATCATATTAATTAATGAAGAAGTATTAATTACTGAAGTTACTGGGAGAAAATGAAAAACAAATGAACCAGCTATATGATTCTTTTTTAAAGAGGACTGATATAACATTATTTGTATGTTTAAAGAGCGGGGAATTAATTATTACTGTAACTTAGCGTCACCTTATATTTTTGAAGAAGGTACAGTAAAATATATCGATTATGATCTAGATTTTAAAGTTTTTAATGATTTTAGTTACAAAATATTGGACTTAAAGGAATTTAATCGAAATAGAATAACTTGAAATTATTCAAGAGATATTATTGAAAAAGTATGAAAAAGTGTTGATGAAATTAAAGAAAAAATTAAAACTAAACAAAAACCTTTTGTTCATGAATATGTAAATGATATTTGAAATAAATACTTAGAATTAAAAAATAAGGACTAG
- the lepA gene encoding translation elongation factor 4, translating into MDKSKIRNFSIIAHIDHGKSTLADRLLELTGSVEKRDMQAQLLDSMDIERERGITIKLNSVQLKYKAKDGEEYIFHLIDTPGHVDFTYEVSRSLAACEGALLVVDASQGIEAQTLANVYLALDNDLEIVPIINKVDLPAAEPERVKEEIEKVIGIDCSNAPMISAKTGLNVEDVLEAIVKYVPAPLDADDNKPLKALIFDSYYDKYRGVMVSVRIMEGTVKVGETIKMMQSQATYEVTELGVKTPYELKKDKLEAGEVGWIAAAIKTVRDVHVGDTITTKENGTKEALDGYKKLNPMVYCGIYPVDTARYKDLKEALEKISLSDASLVYEPESSQSLGFGFRCGFLGLLHMDVIQERLEREYDLILIATAPSVIYKVTQTNEETIEIDNPAFLPDPQKIKFIEEPFVKVTIMTPDQYLGDLMSLCQDKRGIYIDIEYLDDMRRTLIYEMPLNEIVFDFFNKLKSMSKGYASFDYELVGYKQSKLVKMDILLNGDIVDALSTIVHRDFAQVRGRILTEKLKEIIPRQNFEVPIQAAIGGKIIARETIKAMRKNVLAKCYGGDISRKKKLLEKQKEGKKRMKAIGSVEVPQEAFIAVLKLDD; encoded by the coding sequence ATGGATAAATCAAAAATTAGAAATTTCAGTATAATCGCTCATATTGATCATGGAAAATCTACTTTAGCTGATAGATTACTTGAACTAACTGGAAGTGTTGAAAAAAGAGATATGCAAGCACAACTTTTGGATTCAATGGATATTGAAAGAGAACGTGGAATTACAATTAAACTGAACTCAGTTCAATTAAAATATAAAGCAAAAGATGGAGAAGAATACATTTTTCATTTAATTGATACACCAGGTCATGTTGACTTTACATATGAGGTTTCAAGAAGTTTAGCTGCTTGTGAGGGTGCTTTGTTAGTAGTAGATGCAAGTCAGGGTATTGAAGCTCAGACATTGGCAAACGTTTACTTAGCATTAGACAATGATTTAGAAATAGTACCTATAATTAATAAAGTTGATTTACCTGCAGCAGAACCTGAAAGAGTTAAAGAAGAAATTGAAAAAGTAATTGGCATTGACTGTTCAAATGCTCCTATGATTAGTGCAAAAACTGGATTGAATGTTGAAGATGTTTTAGAAGCTATTGTAAAGTATGTTCCTGCACCATTAGATGCAGATGACAATAAGCCATTAAAAGCTTTAATTTTTGACTCTTATTATGATAAATATAGAGGTGTAATGGTTTCTGTAAGAATTATGGAAGGAACTGTTAAAGTTGGTGAAACTATTAAAATGATGCAATCACAAGCAACATATGAAGTAACAGAACTTGGTGTTAAAACTCCTTATGAACTAAAAAAGGATAAACTTGAAGCTGGAGAAGTTGGTTGAATTGCAGCAGCAATTAAAACTGTAAGAGATGTACATGTTGGAGATACTATCACTACTAAAGAAAATGGAACAAAAGAAGCTCTTGATGGATATAAAAAATTAAATCCAATGGTTTATTGTGGAATTTATCCAGTCGATACTGCAAGGTATAAAGATTTAAAAGAAGCATTAGAAAAAATCTCATTAAGTGATGCTAGTTTAGTTTATGAACCAGAAAGCTCTCAATCATTGGGGTTTGGATTTAGATGTGGGTTTTTAGGTTTATTGCATATGGATGTTATTCAAGAAAGACTTGAAAGAGAATATGACTTAATATTAATTGCTACAGCACCATCTGTAATATATAAAGTTACTCAAACAAATGAAGAGACAATTGAAATTGATAATCCAGCTTTTCTACCAGATCCTCAAAAAATTAAGTTTATTGAAGAACCTTTTGTAAAAGTTACAATTATGACTCCTGATCAATATTTGGGAGACTTGATGAGTTTATGTCAAGATAAAAGAGGTATTTATATTGATATTGAATATCTGGATGATATGAGAAGAACATTAATTTATGAAATGCCATTAAATGAAATAGTATTTGATTTTTTTAATAAATTAAAATCAATGTCGAAGGGCTATGCTTCATTTGATTATGAATTAGTTGGCTATAAACAATCTAAGTTAGTAAAAATGGATATTTTATTAAATGGAGATATCGTTGATGCTTTATCAACAATTGTACATAGAGATTTTGCTCAAGTACGAGGAAGAATCTTGACTGAAAAATTAAAAGAAATAATTCCAAGGCAAAATTTTGAAGTGCCAATTCAAGCTGCAATTGGTGGAAAAATAATAGCACGTGAAACAATTAAGGCAATGAGAAAAAATGTTTTGGCAAAATGTTATGGTGGAGATATTTCACGTAAGAAAAAATTATTAGAAAAACAAAAAGAAGGTAAAAAAAGAATGAAAGCTATTGGTTCTGTAGAAGTTCCACAAGAAGCTTTTATTGCTGTACTTAAATTAGATGATTAG
- a CDS encoding GNAT family N-acetyltransferase: MNFLIEYSTENDIFDQAWQIRKKVFCEEQKYPEEDEYDKYDSTSFHVIGFENDLVVCCARILEKEDGWYIGRIAVLKQFRGKGIGHKLINFLEEFIKKNFNATEIFLNAQETVLNLYRKNGFEVISDKFLDGEIWHFKMKKNLKINK; encoded by the coding sequence ATGAATTTTTTAATTGAATACTCAACGGAAAATGATATATTTGATCAAGCTTGACAAATTAGAAAAAAAGTTTTCTGTGAAGAACAAAAGTATCCAGAAGAAGATGAGTATGATAAATATGATTCTACAAGTTTTCATGTTATTGGTTTTGAAAATGACTTAGTAGTTTGTTGTGCAAGAATTTTAGAAAAAGAAGATGGTTGATATATTGGAAGGATTGCAGTATTAAAACAATTTAGAGGAAAAGGGATAGGTCATAAACTTATTAACTTTTTAGAAGAATTTATTAAAAAAAATTTTAACGCTACTGAAATTTTCTTAAATGCTCAAGAAACAGTTTTAAATCTATATAGAAAAAATGGCTTTGAAGTTATTTCTGATAAATTTTTAGATGGTGAAATATGACATTTTAAAATGAAAAAAAATTTAAAGATAAATAAGTAA